AGTTGGATTTGGTACCAAAACCCATGTCTAAAACAAAGTCTAGACTGAGTAGTTCCTTAATGTATTAAGTAACAAGGCCAGCAATAGCTTTTAAAGAATCCTACTCCTAAAACCACCATGCCCATATTCAATTTTGAACTATTAACAGTTAACACCCTCTAGTCCTAATTAATAATAAGTAATGACAGCCCAACATTCCCATATTGGCAACAATTctctttctaaaagaaaaacaaagtagttaataaaattataattcacAATAACCCTGATTAGCAGAAAGCAAATATTTGTTCTCATTGCACTAGTTTTTAGTTTAGTTCCAATGAATCGTCAATTCTTTCCATGATTGATTGCCACTATGGAAAAACTTGCTAAGGTAACCAAGCTAAAAACATACAAACTTTTCTCTCAGACATTTCTTCGAACACGTTAAGTGCATACTCAAACATGGATATGAATAAAGAAAACAAGCAACTCAAACATATATGCATGCTGATAGGGTCAAACAATCATCGGCAACACAGATAAAATTATAGAGAATAGAGATACAAGCTTACcggtttttgttttggaatcGACAGGTGTTAGTTACACACGTATGTTCGTTGAATTTTAAACCTAAAATGTTGTCGTTGGCGGTTTATTTCAGGACTTCTGACTGACAGAAGAACTTTTAGTTTGCAAGGATTAATGTTGGACCTGCCACTGCTGCCCTCTCATGACATGAATAAAGTCACGATTGAAATATTGGGCCTAGATtctcaaaccaaaaataataatgggCCTAAAAAATGCCacgggagagagagaagaagaaagtggagaggggaatatatatatatatatatatatatgtgggaaTAATAGTGttcaacacttaaaaaaaaaagctattatCATTATCCGAATCTGTCAAAAACTTTTATCATTCTCAACCGAATTTGCCATAAACTATTATGGCCATCTGCTGCAGCTTTGCCCATTACCAATTAAGTCCATACAGTTTATTGTATTGTCGGCAAGAACTATTTGtaaattatgtttgattttcACTTGAGTTCCGTGGTCTATAAATAGCTAGTCAGTGTTTAAAGGAAGGCAAAATAGAGCCTTAGAGGTTTAGAAACCCTTTCTTCCTTCCTATGTAAAAACCTTGTTTAATCTAATAGTATCaatcaatcttatgtaatcttTTGCTCTCCTTTATACTTTTAAGcaatcttttatatttctttagaGAATATGAGAAAAGGCACAAATAAACGTGAGTAATACAGAGGTGGACATATAAGAAATTCAAAGGGGGTGTAAGACTAGCATGTAAAGAAATGTAAAAGATTGCTTAAAAGCATAAAGGAGAGCAAcagattacataagattgactGATATTATTAGATTAAACAGGGTTTTTACATAGGAAGGAAAGGTTTCTAAACCTCGAAGGCCCTATTCTGTCTTCCTTCAAACACTGGCAAGCTATTTATAAATCACGGAACTCAAATgaaaatcaaacataatttaCAAATATTTCTTGCCGATAGTACAATAAGTTGTATGGGCTTCATTAGTATTGGACAAAGCTGCTGCAAAGGGCCATAATAACTTTTGGCAAATTCGGTTGAGAATGATAAAAGTTTCCGACAGATTCAGATATAtatttcttctaaaaattttttttttttttattaagacgCAATCACTTGTAGTGTTTGTAGTGCATATGTAGtattaaattttggtccattgACGTGACATGACCAATAAACCTACTACCCagtttctaatttcaaattaaaaggaCATTGGGTTTATatgattttcacccaaaattCAAGGGTattcttaataatattttttcccttttttatttttttattttatattgccCTTCACTTTAAATTAATGATTAATTAAGTTCATATTTATAATAGGCATTTATATCAATAATACATTTCGGTCCAATTTCGTCCATTACAgtttattttggtccttatGGTCCATTTCAATCATCTAGAACCTCttcccaacccaacccaaaccaaaccaaactcATTGAATCCATCAGCTCTATAACCTCCATTCCATGGATCTACCCTTCACACACTGTTTAGACCTCTAGGCAGAGATCAAAGAGAGAACCATGAGATTTTTATCTTgggctgagagagagagaggaaacgGAATAAAAAATTAGCACTGCTAGTTGCTACAATGATCTGCTAGTAGCAAAgtgaatttttttccccaaatggCACATCAAGTGGAGCCACTTTTTTGCTATCTGGTGTACTACGACCGATGCCAACCGAAGACAGCAGGCTCTTTGGTCGCACTTCTAGCAACATCTAGACGTGGCCCTTACAAAGcgaaaaatgataaaaacaggaaaaaaaaaaaaaaaaaaaaaagttcctaaaGAATGTAATCAAATGATTAGGATATCACGTGCAACCTGCACACAAGCAGCCAATGCAATATCCACAATGCAAACTAATCTTGGTGAGCAGGAATTGTTTTAACTTGGAGCACACTGAGGAAAAATGCTTGGAAGTCTACATAAAATGACTAATTGAACATGGCATAAGATGTTAAACAGTACAGTTTACTAACATCATGTAACAAATCAACATGGGTGTCAATTTTGGAACCCTGCTATATCAGATTGCACTACGGAGAACACAAAATTCTCAGATTGAGAAGCCTCAAAAGCAGCAGATCGTTTGTTCTCACTGCCCCAAAAGGTGGAGCTCTGTAAAGGATGAATCATGAAACCCCAAAATCAGTTTCCACTGGCAGGAGGGACTGTGGCAGGCTTTGCATCCTCAGCTTTCTCATGTTCTTTGTTTAACATCTGTAAAACACAATCTACATACATCAGCCCAATTGATACAGGTGTGCTCAATgaagagagcgagagagagagagagagtattattTGTGTCAGGAGAGGGCATGTCACCTTATTATTGATCAAGTTGTGGAGTGCGATGACACTTCGGATGAGAGAAGAAAGATATATTACCAACATCATATCGTTTGTTTTAACTGCACAAAGGGAGAAGAGAGatttaaagaaaaaggaaaaagaaaaactatatataCAGATTATCCCCATCTACCTGCCTAAATTAGAATGTCTACATTTGAGGCATATAGTATTACCTGCAAATGCCTTGATTAACTCATTCACGTTGAGATTTGGAAGCAGGTTGAACACATCCTGAAGTTTTAAAAGATATGAGGATACGTGGTACAGGTAAATGAAGAAGTGAAAGTATTGGGAGCACCAAAATTGATTGATATtcttcaaatattattttgaactCAGTCAAACTTGATTTACTTCATTGAAAAAAGATAATCTTCTGAAAAAACTGGTGACACCATATGTGGGAAGAAAGATATACTTATCTTcacgaaaaataaaaaagaaaggcagGTAAATAACAATATCATGGTGAAAAGAGTAATGTGCAATAACAAAATATACCTGTAAATGATAAAGTATCTCATGATTTAAAGGAAGCTTCCCATCAATGACAAGATCAAGGTAACCACGTATCTCTCGTAGTCGCGCATCCAAACCCTTTAAAGCTGTGAGTTTTCCGGAAAcctgaacaaaacaaaaggcaaatcTACTTCTTCAAAATGTTTTTGTTCAGAGATAAGCATCCACAATCAAAAAACtcaattctgaaatttacacaaGATGTTGCTTcagcaaacaaagaaaagaaactgtgtggggaaaaaggaaaaacctcATTTGCAAGTGTACTAATGGTTGTATCCTTCACATCCCTTAACAAGTGTTCCACTCCTGTAGATAGATCATATGAGAATGCAATTAGTAATGGAGATGAAAGATCATAAATTCAAAGATGAAGTCACTTTGCATcttatttcaaattctaaatggTGGCAAATGCTAGCAGGAAAATTGCAATTTTCATGTCATGGCATACCAATTTCCTCAACCTCATGAGCCGCAATTTCTGAAGGCACATGGACAAAAACCTTCTGGCTCTTTTGTGTAGCATTCTGTTACACATAATCAAGCATTAGATTAACATCAAGGGAGGAAAAATGGATACAGCTTGTTGAGAAAGGAACAGTAACTTTGAGACTTCCATTAGTCTCTTCTAAAATGATATATGGGAACTGCACTCAACCATTCACCATATGCAATCTCTATATAAAGATAGCAGATAAAAAAACAGGATATTTTTCTTACCTCTTTGACTTCTTCAACATCATAGTAAGCCTTAGTGGGTATCCCCAGCTCTTTGGGCTGGACATCAATAATGACCAAGACAGGATTTGGGACATAGCTACAACACcacccaaaaatatatatattatcacaaAAATGAACTTCACATACACtcacacagatatatatatatatatatatatatatatagagagagagagagagagagagagagaaagaagataTTGCAAACCTCTTGCTAGTGTTATAGAGTTCAATCAATATTTGATTGGTCAAAACAATAAGATATTGAACATGAGGGCCTAAAGCTAGTattgaagagagaaaataacacacacacacacacacatatacatatatacgaATGCATGATACAGTTACATGAATAGACagctgtaaaatattttcctcatAAATTAAGATATATGATCTTACTTGTGGAATAATCTGTGAATATCAAGATCATTCTCCCGTAGCTTCGGGCCTGTACTATACCAACCTACCACGTGCTCCTTGGCTGAAACATTATTAGAACATATAGAGAAAAGTTAGAATTCCCCATGGAATTTTTTTAACAGACATCATATTTACCcttaaactaaaacaaaaactaccGTTGATTCTCTTGAACATAGAAAACATCGCTTCATGGTAATTGTGGTCAAGAAACCATATGCTTGGATCCTTATCGTCTTCTTCAAAGGGCACTGAAATTACAAGATCACcaataagaaaaaagtaataCCAGTGAAACTCTTATTATGCAATGAACCATACTTtgaaatgaaatacaaaacttaGAAACCCTTTGACCAGATAAAATTGGtcaacattttttcttttaattattagcAAGTTTGCACTTTGCAGCAACTACCATACAACATGGCAATGTGTGATGCTAGAACATTAGGAAAAATCTCCTTGATCTTCTTTCAGAAACACATATAAGTAAATTAACATATTTAGACCACACTCTTCCTAACACACCACTCTCAATGTAACAATCACAAAGCATAGAGGCCATAACAGTGATTTCATTGACTTGAAAGTTTGAAACCACTAGGAAAATAATCCTAATTATCCCATTAACCTAGTgtcatcacaaaaaataattaaaagagtGTGCCATTTAAAGTAGAACCAATCAATTTAGCGTATATAAAGTACAAACTATTACAAGGAGTCTAATT
The sequence above is drawn from the Quercus robur chromosome 7, dhQueRobu3.1, whole genome shotgun sequence genome and encodes:
- the LOC126692328 gene encoding 26S proteasome non-ATPase regulatory subunit 7 homolog A-like, whose protein sequence is MDVIKSQQISSKPIEKVIVHPLVLLSIVDNYNRVAKDTRRRVVGVLLGSTFKGTVDVTNSYAVPFEEDDKDPSIWFLDHNYHEAMFSMFKRINAKEHVVGWYSTGPKLRENDLDIHRLFHNYVPNPVLVIIDVQPKELGIPTKAYYDVEEVKENATQKSQKVFVHVPSEIAAHEVEEIGVEHLLRDVKDTTISTLANEVSGKLTALKGLDARLREIRGYLDLVIDGKLPLNHEILYHLQDVFNLLPNLNVNELIKAFAVKTNDMMLVIYLSSLIRSVIALHNLINNKMLNKEHEKAEDAKPATVPPASGN